A window from Flavobacterium gyeonganense encodes these proteins:
- a CDS encoding DUF4249 domain-containing protein, whose translation MKKYIVFFIVIIMSCSKDDFNKGVNIESKIVVEGWIEEGNFANVLLSTSIPVTGTIDSVSVLSHVIRSARVTISDGYNSEVLRVKNDKNRVPPFVYYGSTIKGEAGKEYSLRIEYLDKVVQAFTKIPKSVPLKSADYIKKNVTDTTGYIFAKFDDPADEKNYYQIATRIEGEEPIFVPGFYGNLDDKNFETSFVSVQINRGVLLFPKTEFEPYFADGDLIYVKLRTQTKEALDFWNSWQNEIVNSKNPIYPSNTSLKSNIKGGIGIWAGYGQSTLIVKTPPKK comes from the coding sequence ATGAAAAAATATATTGTATTTTTTATTGTAATAATAATGAGTTGTTCTAAAGATGACTTCAATAAAGGAGTAAATATTGAATCTAAAATTGTAGTTGAAGGCTGGATTGAAGAGGGGAATTTTGCAAATGTTTTATTGTCAACAAGTATTCCGGTTACAGGTACAATTGACTCTGTAAGTGTTTTAAGTCATGTGATTAGATCTGCAAGGGTTACAATATCAGACGGTTACAATTCAGAGGTCTTACGGGTTAAAAATGACAAGAACAGAGTTCCGCCATTTGTTTATTATGGGAGTACAATAAAGGGTGAAGCCGGAAAAGAATATTCGCTTAGAATTGAATATTTAGATAAGGTAGTTCAAGCGTTTACAAAAATCCCAAAATCTGTCCCGCTTAAAAGTGCTGATTATATAAAAAAGAATGTTACAGATACCACGGGTTATATTTTTGCCAAATTTGATGATCCGGCTGATGAAAAAAATTATTATCAGATTGCTACTAGAATTGAGGGCGAAGAGCCTATTTTTGTTCCTGGCTTTTATGGGAATCTAGATGATAAAAATTTTGAGACATCGTTTGTTTCTGTACAAATAAATAGGGGTGTGCTTTTGTTTCCAAAAACAGAATTTGAGCCTTATTTTGCAGATGGAGATTTGATCTATGTGAAGTTAAGAACTCAGACTAAAGAGGCTTTAGATTTCTGGAATAGTTGGCAAAATGAAATTGTAAACAGTAAAAATCCAATTTATCCTTCTAATACAAGTTTAAAATCCAATATAAAAGGAGGTATTGGTATTTGGGCAGGTTATGGACAAAGTACATTGATCGTAAAAACTCCTCCTAAAAAATAA